The DNA sequence CAAAGTGAGGACTGTTTCGCAGGATGAACAAGAACACGGGGTACGTGCTTTGCTGAATCTTGGGCATAGTTTTGGGCATGCCTTGGAGACGGAGATGAACTATCATGGAGTGACCCACGGCCAAGGGGTTAGCATTGGGATTGTGGCAGCCGCATTTCTCGCCAGCGCTAAGGGGCTCATGACTTTGGCAGAGGTTGATAGAATCAAGCATTTGCTAAGCATTTATGGTTTACCTACCACAATTAAAGGGCAAGACCCTCAGGCCTTGTTGCAACGGATGAAAACAGATAAGAAAAACCAGGGGGGACGAAAAATCCTGATTCTTCCTCAAGGGATCGGGCGAACGGTGATCTCGAAGGACTGTACAGATTCAGAGATACTAGCTGCATGGATACAGGTGATTTCCTGAAAATAATTGAGTGATGAAAATCTGATAAGGGTCGAATGACCTTTGTCGGATTTCTTTGTTTTTGGGGGTAGGATCATGGCGCTTAAGAGAATAATCTACGACAAAATCAAGGGGAATGTAAATTGTTTGTATTTTTCAAAAAAATCTGTCGAGCAGAAGGTATTTCATAAAGAATAGAGAAATAAAAGGGAATAAGAGGTAATGAAAATTGTTCTTGGAATATTGTGAGCAAGACACATTAAGGATTGCTAAGGAGTAGAAGTGAGGCTTGGCAAGAGAGAGTAACGTACAATCTGGATTCACGTTGTGGGAACTCCTTCTTGTACTTTTTCTGATGGGAGTCCTTCTGACCACAGTTACACCCCATTTCGGTTCAGCCGCGCAACAGGTTCGCGTCCGTGTCAATTTGGCCAATATGGAGAAGATTGAAGGTGCAGCACAACTTTACCGGATTGATGTCGGAGTTTATCCGTCAAGTGTTCTGGATTTAGTACACATACCAAAAGGGGTGAGTGGATGGCGTGGTCCTTATCTAATTGAAGTTCCCATAAATCCCTTCAATTCTGCTCAAAGTTATCAGATCGATACTTTCGGGCAAGTAAGCTATTCAGGGGGGAGATGACTACGAAAGAAGTAAATCCCACGCAAGGGTATGTCATGTTTGATGTGTTACTTGCCCTTTTTCTCTTTTCATTAGGATTTGCTGTTCTTTATGGATTGACTGAGGGGGCGGTTTACGAATCCCGCCAAGCGTCAACTTTCATGGAGGGAGCAAACCTTGCTCAGAAGAAACTAGACCAGTTAGCGGTTCATACTTGGAGTGATAATATTAATCAAGGAGCTTGCATACCTGGTGGAATTGTCGAAGGAAGCGAGGGGAAGTTCCACTGGCTAATTCGTACCGATTGGGATGATATACCACAACTCTTGCGAGTTAGTGTGGAAGTCCGCTGGTCAGAGCAGGGGAATCCCTCATCTTGGTACATATTGGAGAGCCTATATGCGGTTGATTAGAGGAGGCTATGATTCTGAACGTGGTTTAACACTTATGGAAGTCTTATTTGCATTACTGATTTCCGGGATTATTCTGGTAACTGGGCTTAGCCTATTAACAGATCAATGGCGTGGAGCACGAGCCTTAAAAAATCATTTAGAAGCGCACTATGCCATTATGACCGCTGGAAAAACCGTCTCTACTGAGATTCGTTCTGCGCAAACCGTGGAATGGGTTACTGATACCTGTGTGTTGAAGATCTTACCAATGCCTGCAGATTCAAACCCAGTGCCTACGGTCGATGCTTATTTTATCGATGATTTGGATTATGATGGTACAAAGGATCTTTATTGGAAGCACTTAGTAGCTAAAGAACCCTTGGCTAGTTATATTACAGGATGGGAATGTGTGGAGGTGGAACCAGGGCTGTGGGACGTGTTCTTGGAAGCGAGTGTGGAAGGACAACGAGCGTCGTGGCGAAGCTCTATCCGTCAGAGGTCATTCTCTCCAACATCTCGAGGATGAACGATAACTTGTGTAATTCCAATGATCCTGAGAAGTTGAATGATTTTGAAAAGTCAAGGTCGACTGGATATGTTAGTCTTCTTGTTCTTCTGCTATTGACGATCTTTTCAGGACTAGGAATGGAAGGCTATCTAAAGGCTAATATAGAGCACAGAATGGTGAGACGGGAAATTCAAAGCAGACAGGCTCTTTACGCAGCTGAAGGTGGAATTGAGTGGGCTAAAGCCCATTTGCTTGTTAATTCCGGACTGCGAGGAGGAGGTTTTTTGTTAAATTTTGGGCGTGTTGATGTAGCAATAGAGACGACGAGTGGAGGAGAGTATAAAGTGACTTCTCAGGGACATTCAGGATTAGCAGTTCGTAAAATTGAAGTCATACTTCAGTTAAACACCGGAAAGTGGATCATGAAAAAATACCAAGAGCTGCATACTTAATATGAGAGAAAGTAGTGGGTTGGGGCAATTTTTACTCGCTAAGGGCTATATTGACGTTCAGAAATTCGAAGTGGGATTAGAAATTGCGCTGAAAAATGGAGAACCGATTGGTGAAGCACTTATGCGTATGGGAGCCTTGTCCAAAGAGAGTTTAGCAGAAGCAGTTCGTGGATACCTGGGTATTCCTGAAGTTTCGCTGACCAAAGTCATTATTGACCCAAGGATCGCGGGTTTAATTCCTGAAGAGTTGGCTCGTCGCTATACACTTATCCCATTTGAAAAGCGATCGGGTATTTTAAGAGTCGCCATGTTAGACCCCACTCATGAGAGGGCTCGCCGTGATGTCCGGATTTTGACGGGGTTGGAGGTTGAAACCGTCTTTGCTAAGGCGGAGGAAATCCAAGCCGCAATTCGTAAGTACTTGACCGTAGAGCAATCAGTCGCTCGTCTGGCCAACTCCGCGGACAGAATCTTAGAACATCGAGGTGTATGGTCGGCCGAGGTCACAGAAACCGATTTTCTGGAAGAGGATGACGCCCCCACTCTCAAATTAGTTCGGTCCGTGTTGTACGAGGCGGTCATGCAAGGGGTAAGTGACATTCATTGGGAACCACGTAAAAGTGATTTTGTCGTGCGCTATCGTATCGATGGTAAACTTATCCGGAAACATACCCTCTCTTCGAGTGTCGCTCGGAGTATCGTTTCTTGCTTAAAAGTCATGGCTCAAATGGATGTTGCAGAGCGCAGAATTCCACAGGATGGACGAATGACGTTTAACGCTGGGACTCGACGTGTTGACTTGCGAATGGCTTCGATGCCAACTGTGTATGGAGAGAAAATCGTTGTGCGCATTTTAGACCCCGAGATGGCCCAGCGTCCGCTTAATGCTTTAGGAATGCGCTCGGAGATTGAATCAGGGTTACAAGGCTTGTTAAGACGTCCGAATGGTTTAATATTGGTGGTCGGACCGACGGGAAGTGGTAAAACCACAACCCTTTACGCGCTTCTTAGGGAACTGAATGCTGAGGAGCAAAACATCATTTCAATTGAAGAACCTGTCGAGTATCAACTTTCAGGGATAAATCAGGTTCAAGTAAATCTTCCAGCGGGACTTAGTTTTGCTGTCGGATTACGACATATCTTGCGGCAAGACCCAGATGTGATCATGATTGGGGAAATCCGAGATGAAGAAACGGCTAGAATCGCCATCACGGCTTCTTTAACAGGTCACTTGGTTTTATCGACACTACATACCAATACAGCCGCAGAGGCGTTGGCAAGACTCGTTGATATGGGGATAGAACCATACCTCCTGGCGGCAGCTGTCAGCGGAGTTTTATCCCAACGCTTGGTCCGTCGTTTGTGCGAACACTGCAAGACAGCTTATCGAATAAATGAGGCAGAGAAAAGGACCCTTCGCTTACCGGCTTCCATTACGTTACTTTATGGATCCTCTGGTTGCTCTGAATGTATGGAAACTGGGTTTCGAGGCAGGATTGGGATTCATGAGTTTTTGCAATATAGCCATGAGATCAAGGAACTGGTACTTTCTAGTCATAATTCGAGGGACATTGAGCAACAGGCCATGGTTTCAGGCATGCTCACCGTTTTGGAAGATGGGCTATCGAAAGTGACCCAAGGAATAACAACTGTAGAAGAAGTTCTACATGCTACATCTGGAATTGAAGGGTAAGAGGAGAGAAAAAGAAAGATGCTTTCACTAGAAGAACTTTTACATCTGGCAGGAGAAAAAAAGGCATCAGACATCCATCTGACGGTGGAGAGTCCGCCGGTTCTGCGGATTGACGGCTCACTGGTTCAAATTGGAAGTGAGAAGATTTCACAAGCTGATCTTGAAGCGTTTGGCCGTTCCCTAATGAACGAGCAACAGGCCCAACGATTTGCAGAAAACGGAGAATTGGATCTTTCTTATAGCCTGCCAGGGGTTGGACGATATCGAGTTAATGCTTTTCGCCAGCGAGGGTCCATTAGTGTGGTCATTCGTTTGATTCCCTTTGTTATACCCAGTCCAGAAAATCTGGGTCTTCCGCCTGTAAGTATTGAATTGGCTCGTTTACATAAGGGCTTAGTGTTAGTGACGGGTCCTACTGGAAGCGGCAAATCAACGACACTAGCTTCGTTAGTGGATTATATTAATAGCACACGCGCTTGTCACATTGTAACCATTGAAGACCCTATTGAATATTTGCACCGGCATAAATTGAGCTTAGTTAATCAAAGAGAAGTTGGTAATGATACTCAGTCGTTTACAAATGCGCTGCGCGCTGTCTTACGTCAAGATCCAGATGTGATTTTAGTAGGCGAAATGCGAGATTTAGAAACTATCGCAACCGCTGTCACAGCTGCAGAAACGGGGCACTTAGTCTTCAGTACGCTTCATACGAATGATGCAACTCAATCAGTGGATCGGATGATCGATGTTTTTCCACCGCATCAACAACAGCAAATTCGTGTGCAGCTTGCTGCCGTCTTGCAGGGGATAATGTCTCAACAATTATTTCCCAGAGCTGATCACAAAGGGCGTGTAGCGGCCATTGAAGTCATGTTGGCGACGCCAGCAGTCCGCAGTTTGATTCGTGAGGGGAAAACCCATCAGTTACCAACCGTCATTCAAACAAATGCTAAGCTAGGGATGCAAACGATGGATAAAGCTATTATGGACTTAGTTCAAAAAGGTCTTGTTTCTTATGAGGTTGCCCAAGAAAAGCTACAGAGTCCCGATAGTTTAAGGAGATGAAGAAGCGACGATTCGTATGGAAAGCGGTTGACGAGAAGGGGATAATTCAAAGGGGTTGCTGGGATGGTGATGAAATTCCAGAGATTCAAGCACGACTAAGGAAGGAAGGGTATTTCCCTGTGGGGGTTCGTTCAACGCGAAATTGGCAAAGCGTTTTTGTACCGACCCGTAAGAAGATTCAGTGGAGCCATTTCGCCCGCAGGTTAGCTACTTTATTAGAAGCAGGGATTCCGATGCTTCAGGCCTTAGAGATGATGACCTTTCATGAAACAAAATTAACCTTTGAGCAGGAACAATGGAAGAGTGTCAAGGAACAAATAGAAGAAGGTAGAGATTTGTCGGAAGCTTTAACTCTTTTAAATCCATGTCCTAATTCGTTCGTCCTCTCTATGGTCAAAGCTGGGGAATATACTGGTACACTGGCAAAAGTCCTCAAGGAAGTCGCAGACGAGTTAGATCAGGAACACGTTTATCAGAAAAAGCTAAAGGCAGCCCTGGCCTACCCTCTTCTTTTATTCCTCGCAGTGATCGTAGTGCTCTATGTCCTTTCTGTCTGGGTACTCCCTATGTATGAGAAACTTTTTATAAGTATGGGCGCAGAATTGCCGTTTTTGACTAGAGTCATTTTTGCGGGTGGACGAAAAATTCCCTTTTTTCTGTGGGGTACATTTGGTTTGGTTACGGGTGGTTTAC is a window from the Desulfosporosinus sp. Sb-LF genome containing:
- a CDS encoding type II secretion system protein — encoded protein: MRLIRGGYDSERGLTLMEVLFALLISGIILVTGLSLLTDQWRGARALKNHLEAHYAIMTAGKTVSTEIRSAQTVEWVTDTCVLKILPMPADSNPVPTVDAYFIDDLDYDGTKDLYWKHLVAKEPLASYITGWECVEVEPGLWDVFLEASVEGQRASWRSSIRQRSFSPTSRG
- a CDS encoding GspE/PulE family protein — its product is MRESSGLGQFLLAKGYIDVQKFEVGLEIALKNGEPIGEALMRMGALSKESLAEAVRGYLGIPEVSLTKVIIDPRIAGLIPEELARRYTLIPFEKRSGILRVAMLDPTHERARRDVRILTGLEVETVFAKAEEIQAAIRKYLTVEQSVARLANSADRILEHRGVWSAEVTETDFLEEDDAPTLKLVRSVLYEAVMQGVSDIHWEPRKSDFVVRYRIDGKLIRKHTLSSSVARSIVSCLKVMAQMDVAERRIPQDGRMTFNAGTRRVDLRMASMPTVYGEKIVVRILDPEMAQRPLNALGMRSEIESGLQGLLRRPNGLILVVGPTGSGKTTTLYALLRELNAEEQNIISIEEPVEYQLSGINQVQVNLPAGLSFAVGLRHILRQDPDVIMIGEIRDEETARIAITASLTGHLVLSTLHTNTAAEALARLVDMGIEPYLLAAAVSGVLSQRLVRRLCEHCKTAYRINEAEKRTLRLPASITLLYGSSGCSECMETGFRGRIGIHEFLQYSHEIKELVLSSHNSRDIEQQAMVSGMLTVLEDGLSKVTQGITTVEEVLHATSGIEG
- a CDS encoding type IV pilus twitching motility protein PilT, with the translated sequence MLSLEELLHLAGEKKASDIHLTVESPPVLRIDGSLVQIGSEKISQADLEAFGRSLMNEQQAQRFAENGELDLSYSLPGVGRYRVNAFRQRGSISVVIRLIPFVIPSPENLGLPPVSIELARLHKGLVLVTGPTGSGKSTTLASLVDYINSTRACHIVTIEDPIEYLHRHKLSLVNQREVGNDTQSFTNALRAVLRQDPDVILVGEMRDLETIATAVTAAETGHLVFSTLHTNDATQSVDRMIDVFPPHQQQQIRVQLAAVLQGIMSQQLFPRADHKGRVAAIEVMLATPAVRSLIREGKTHQLPTVIQTNAKLGMQTMDKAIMDLVQKGLVSYEVAQEKLQSPDSLRR
- a CDS encoding type II secretion system F family protein, which produces MKKRRFVWKAVDEKGIIQRGCWDGDEIPEIQARLRKEGYFPVGVRSTRNWQSVFVPTRKKIQWSHFARRLATLLEAGIPMLQALEMMTFHETKLTFEQEQWKSVKEQIEEGRDLSEALTLLNPCPNSFVLSMVKAGEYTGTLAKVLKEVADELDQEHVYQKKLKAALAYPLLLFLAVIVVLYVLSVWVLPMYEKLFISMGAELPFLTRVIFAGGRKIPFFLWGTFGLVTGGLLVMKHTNSDRWKMRLDHLLGWIPLLGKVYRFRDLVQFSQILGRLIDAGIPLLEALRLTAGALHSREMLELTSQLVFEVRQGKHMAPSLRASRIFPREGAEMISVAEESGQLDRMLHYVTQMFRRELEDQLNRLTRMLEPALILALAGLIGLVASGVMLPIFDLSSHLE
- a CDS encoding type II secretion system protein GspG, which codes for MARESNVQSGFTLWELLLVLFLMGVLLTTVTPHFGSAAQQVRVRVNLANMEKIEGAAQLYRIDVGVYPSSVLDLVHIPKGVSGWRGPYLIEVPINPFNSAQSYQIDTFGQVSYSGGR